A DNA window from Acropora palmata chromosome 12, jaAcrPala1.3, whole genome shotgun sequence contains the following coding sequences:
- the LOC141860836 gene encoding tetratricopeptide repeat protein 28-like yields MQMLQIGAEDRKRCEDRTFDEIDNECSFRKQLRGEGVGKPPSPPVDNPFKPFYEAVVDPILDMLESQDDELVIVPDGALCFTPWSAVFESIRIRIVPSLTSYQLILSVPEGHHKKKGALLVGNPCLKELKKPLDDLPCAQEEVEMIASILKTTPLTGIHATKAEVMKWMSSVGLIHIAAHGNERTGEIALSPNPGWSSKFPQRKDYILKMSDVQAANLRARLVVLSCCHSGRGRVLKGEGVVGIARAFLAAGARSVLVTLWAIDDKATMVFMKSFYQHLKEGKPASVAVHQSIKCLRESEEFSEMRYWAPFQLIGDDVKIEFEEDDDVKK; encoded by the coding sequence ATGCAAATGCTGCAAATCGGAGCTGAAGATAGAAAAAGATGTGAAGATCGCACATTTGATGaaattgacaatgaatgctcGTTTAGGAAACAACTGCGGGGTGAAGGAGTTGGAAAACCACCATCGCCGCCTGTAGATAATCCCTTTAAGCCATTTTATGAAGCAGTGGTTGATCCCATTCTTGACATGCTTGAATCTCAAGACgacgagttggtcattgttccTGATGGTGCGTTGTGCTTCACTCCATGGTCCGCAGTTTTTGAATCGATTAGGATTCGCATTGTTCCATCActtacaagttatcaattgatcttaaGTGTACCCGAAGGACATCATAAGAAGAAGGGGGCGCTTTTGGTTGGAAATCCCTGCTTAAAAGAGTTGAAGAAACCCTTAGATGACTTACCATGTGCTCAAGAAGaagtagaaatgattgcatcaattctcaaGACCACACCTCTGACAGGGATACatgcaacaaaagctgaagtgatgaaatGGATGTCCTCAGTTGGCttaattcatattgctgcCCACGGTAACGAGCGCACTGGGGAAATTGCTTTGTCTCCAAATCCTGGATGGTCATCAAAGTTCCCTCAAAGAAAGgattacattttaaaaatgtccgATGTGCAGGCTGCCAAtcttcgagctcgtcttgtggtgctaagttgctgtcacagtggacgaggcagagtcttgaagggtgagggtgtggtcggtatcgcacgtgccttTTTGGCAGCTGGTGCCCGTTCTGTGTTGGTGACCCTCTGGGCAATAGATGACAAAGCTACCAtggtgttcatgaaaagtttctaccaacacctgaaggaaggaaaacccGCCAGTGTTGCTGTTCACCAATCGATAAAATGCCTTCGAGAATCTGAGGAGTTTTCTGAAATGAGGTactgggctccattccaacttatcggagatgacGTCAAGATTGAATTCGAAGAGGATGATGacgtcaaaaaatga